The DNA sequence CGGTTTCGGAAGACTATGTTAAAATCTATTCTATTTGTAAATGCTTTTTTGAGAGAGCCGGAAGGCTTTCGGCTGCCGTAATTGCTGCCGCCTGTATAAAAACCGGTAAAGGTAAATCGCCGGATAAGCCGATCTGTATAAGTGCCGACGGCTCGATGTTTTTAAAAGGTTTTTTGATTAAAGAAAGAATCTTTAAGAGTTTACACACCTGCTTGACCGAAAAAAAAGGAATCTACTTTGTTATTAAAACAAACGATGAGGCTGTTACCTTGGGTACGGCTCTTGCAGCCTTTTTAAATTAAATAATAAATCTTAATTTTTTTTAATATATTGACATTTTATTTTCTTTTTGCTAAACTCTTCTTCGATAGATTTTCTATTTGGAAATTTTATTTTCAGCTCAATTAAATTTTAAAAGGAGAGTTTATGAAAAAACATCTCATGGTTATTGTTACAGGTGCCGTGATCGGTATTGCGGCCCTCGTATTGGTTAGGTTCGGAAATCCTGGAAACATGGGTTTTTGTATTGCATGTTTTTTGCGGGACATTGCCGGTGCCTTAAAACTGCATAATGCAGGAGTTGTTCAGTATATGAGACCTGAGGTAATCGGTCTTATAATCGGTGCCTTTGTACTGGCCTTTGTAAAAAAAGAATTTAAGCCGAGGGGCGGTTCAGCTGCATTTACCAGATTTACTCTAGGTTTCTTTGTTATGATAGGAGCCTTGGTATTTTTAGGTTGTCCTTTAAGAATGTTTTTACGCTTGGGAGCAGGTGATTTAAATGCAATTTTCGGGTTAGTAGGCTTTATTGCCGGAATTGTAATCGGTATCTTCTTTTTAAATAAAAACTTTTCTCTTAGCAGGGCTCATAATCAGTCAAAACAAGAAGGTGTAATTCCTATAATTTTTATGCTCGTCTTCTTTGTACTTTTGGTTGCCTTCCCCTCAGTTCTTGCTTTCAGCGAAAAAGGACCCGGCTCTATGAAGGCTCCGATTTTCTTGGCCTTGGGTATTGGTCTTGTTGTAGGCGGTCTTGCTCAAAGAAGCCGAATGTGTACTGTAGGCGGAATTCGAGATGCAATCATGCTTAAAGATTTCCATCTATTGTGGGGAAGCCTTACTATTTTGGTAACTGTTGCAGCAGGTTCGTTAATTTTAGGCAAGTTCAATTTAGGTTTTGCCGG is a window from the Treponema denticola genome containing:
- the yedE gene encoding YedE family putative selenium transporter — encoded protein: MKKHLMVIVTGAVIGIAALVLVRFGNPGNMGFCIACFLRDIAGALKLHNAGVVQYMRPEVIGLIIGAFVLAFVKKEFKPRGGSAAFTRFTLGFFVMIGALVFLGCPLRMFLRLGAGDLNAIFGLVGFIAGIVIGIFFLNKNFSLSRAHNQSKQEGVIPIIFMLVFFVLLVAFPSVLAFSEKGPGSMKAPIFLALGIGLVVGGLAQRSRMCTVGGIRDAIMLKDFHLLWGSLTILVTVAAGSLILGKFNLGFAGQPVAHTDGLWNALGMVLVGWASVLLGGCPLRQLILTGEGNSDSAITVAGLIAGAAFAHNFGLASSGKGPTSAGMIAVVVGLVLTAFVSIYYSLKNK